Proteins from one Rubrobacter calidifluminis genomic window:
- a CDS encoding RidA family protein codes for MSAEPKGSGHAGRRTSVYIDGYTHTNPIPAACRVGNVLQSSIIHGIDSSRAGAASTLEEQAELMFARMRQILEAAGGSTEDVVKVTIWMKDRAARAAINRFWLEMFPDAGNRPARQTVSAELDGEQLIQCDFVAVLDG; via the coding sequence GTGTCAGCTGAACCGAAAGGGTCTGGTCATGCAGGCAGGCGTACCAGCGTTTACATCGATGGGTACACTCATACCAACCCGATCCCAGCCGCCTGCCGGGTTGGCAATGTACTGCAGAGTAGCATAATCCACGGTATCGACAGTTCCAGAGCCGGAGCCGCGAGCACGCTTGAAGAACAAGCCGAGTTGATGTTCGCACGAATGCGCCAGATCCTTGAGGCAGCCGGCGGGAGTACCGAAGATGTGGTCAAAGTGACGATATGGATGAAAGATCGAGCCGCCCGTGCAGCCATAAACCGGTTCTGGTTAGAGATGTTCCCGGATGCCGGCAACCGTCCGGCTCGCCAGACCGTTAGCGCCGAACTGGATGGTGAACAGTTGATCCAGTGCGACTTTGTGGCTGTGCTCGATGGGTGA
- a CDS encoding DUF3500 domain-containing protein, with product MLYPQMLPPAEDFTAAIIPTNSERLRTARELSLEDYSETISATERAQELLNLWSGLYRQPFKGITSDGRVEPGLFKLTDEGFRSAPAVAAARALLSGLTDKQRERVQHDIDAPEWRGWYNPEWLVNRNGLRLDTVSGATHEHVLQLLKACLSKKGYIKINRARSANAYLGELYDLPHIMNEWSYHFLLFGKPSEVEPWGWSLYGHHLALNVLIIGRQIVISPTFIGTEPTYIRRRNGESFHLLGEEAESGLALIHSLSPKLRRRAVIYKHMKDPAMPEGRWQFADERHLGGAFQDNRIVPYEGVRGDALDAEQRRLLMEIVQHFLCYLPDGPRAARLAQIERHLDDTWWSWIGGYGDEDPFYYRVQSPVVMLEFDHHSGVWLTNSEPAKYHIHTIARTPNGGDYGKQLLRQYYEQKTAGPYTYNQGGDD from the coding sequence AATTCCGAGCGGCTGCGGACGGCCCGCGAGCTGAGCCTTGAAGATTACTCGGAAACGATCTCGGCTACCGAAAGGGCTCAGGAACTGCTTAACCTGTGGAGTGGTCTCTATAGGCAGCCGTTCAAGGGTATTACCAGCGACGGCAGGGTCGAGCCCGGCCTGTTCAAACTCACCGATGAGGGTTTCCGGTCTGCCCCCGCAGTTGCTGCCGCACGGGCTTTGCTCTCGGGCCTCACCGATAAGCAACGTGAAAGGGTGCAGCATGATATAGACGCCCCCGAATGGCGGGGCTGGTACAACCCGGAGTGGTTAGTGAACCGCAACGGCCTGCGGCTCGACACCGTCTCCGGAGCGACTCACGAACACGTACTCCAGCTGTTGAAAGCTTGTCTATCGAAAAAGGGGTACATCAAGATCAACCGAGCACGCTCTGCCAACGCGTACCTCGGTGAACTGTACGATCTGCCCCACATCATGAACGAGTGGAGTTACCATTTTCTGCTCTTCGGTAAGCCTTCGGAGGTCGAGCCTTGGGGATGGAGCCTTTATGGCCACCACCTCGCGTTGAACGTGCTGATCATCGGACGACAGATCGTCATATCTCCGACGTTTATCGGGACCGAGCCGACCTATATCAGGCGTCGTAACGGCGAGAGCTTCCATCTCCTGGGCGAGGAGGCAGAGAGTGGGCTTGCCCTGATTCACTCGCTGAGCCCGAAACTGCGTCGCCGAGCGGTAATCTACAAGCACATGAAGGATCCGGCGATGCCGGAAGGACGCTGGCAGTTCGCCGATGAACGTCATCTTGGTGGAGCATTCCAGGACAACCGTATAGTTCCCTACGAAGGCGTGCGCGGAGACGCGCTAGATGCCGAACAACGACGGCTTTTGATGGAAATCGTGCAGCATTTCCTCTGCTACCTGCCGGATGGCCCGCGTGCCGCCCGGTTGGCACAGATCGAACGTCACCTCGACGACACGTGGTGGAGCTGGATCGGCGGTTACGGGGATGAAGATCCTTTCTATTACCGCGTTCAGAGCCCGGTGGTAATGCTCGAATTTGACCATCACAGTGGTGTCTGGTTGACAAACAGCGAACCGGCTAAATACCACATTCACACTATCGCTCGGACACCCAACGGCGGAGACTATGGCAAACAGCTGTTGCGCCAGTACTACGAGCAGAAGACTGCTGGACCTTATACTTACAACCAGGGAGGGGATGACTGA
- a CDS encoding SDR family oxidoreductase, protein MDLGIRGRQAFIAASSQGLGYACARSLAREGVRVTLNGRSADKLEAAVEALRSEVPGARVDFVTADLTTPDGLETIFAAHPHVDILVTNNAGPPPGNLEDWDAKALIGALKTNAIPAVQLMRFYIPKMCSAGFGRIVNITSAMVKSPKYDMGLSASARAALTAISKAISTEVVRDNVTINNLLPERIDTPRQEFMAKRLMKAHGITREQAFERIAATIKAGRLGRPEEFGDACAFLCSAQAGYISGQNLQLDGGSYEGLI, encoded by the coding sequence ATGGATTTGGGTATCAGGGGACGCCAAGCATTCATCGCAGCTTCCTCTCAAGGCCTTGGTTATGCCTGCGCCAGATCGCTCGCCCGCGAGGGTGTGAGGGTTACTCTCAATGGCCGTTCCGCAGACAAGCTTGAAGCTGCGGTTGAGGCACTCCGTTCAGAGGTTCCCGGTGCAAGGGTTGACTTCGTCACGGCTGACCTGACCACCCCGGATGGTTTGGAGACGATATTCGCCGCCCACCCACATGTCGACATCCTTGTCACCAACAATGCCGGCCCTCCACCTGGTAACCTGGAGGACTGGGATGCAAAGGCACTAATCGGAGCGCTTAAAACCAACGCGATTCCAGCCGTTCAATTGATGAGATTCTACATTCCTAAGATGTGCTCGGCAGGATTTGGAAGGATTGTAAACATCACATCGGCAATGGTCAAAAGTCCCAAGTACGACATGGGATTGTCTGCTTCAGCCCGGGCAGCGCTGACTGCGATCAGCAAGGCGATCAGCACCGAGGTCGTCAGAGACAACGTTACGATCAACAACCTCTTGCCCGAGCGGATAGATACACCTCGACAGGAATTTATGGCCAAGCGGTTGATGAAGGCCCATGGGATCACCCGTGAGCAAGCCTTCGAGCGGATTGCGGCGACGATCAAGGCCGGTCGACTGGGCCGACCAGAGGAATTCGGCGATGCCTGCGCGTTTCTGTGTAGTGCTCAGGCGGGATACATCTCGGGCCAGAACCTGCAACTGGACGGCGGCTCGTATGAAGGCTTGATCTAA
- a CDS encoding fumarylacetoacetate hydrolase family protein, which translates to MKLATFIAPGHTEPLAGEVRDGQVIAFGDGSSVAERLSIGGGPPANGDTWSLDRVRLLAPVPDPGAIYCIALNYREHAEEAGMPLPERPVAFLKQQGSVISGFGEVRKPAVTNKLDYEGELVVVIGADGKPGGYAVGNDVSARDLQKLEFQWARAKGADTFCPWGPWVTTVDEVPNPQNLDIKTWVNDELRQNSNTSDLVFSIDHIIRTLSETADLRPGDIILTGTPPGIGESYGKFLQPGDIVRIAIEGLGEIEHRIIER; encoded by the coding sequence TTGAAGCTCGCTACGTTCATCGCGCCAGGTCACACCGAACCTCTCGCCGGCGAGGTGCGTGACGGACAAGTGATCGCTTTCGGCGACGGCTCTAGCGTCGCCGAACGCTTGAGCATCGGCGGCGGCCCACCGGCGAATGGAGATACTTGGTCGTTAGATCGGGTGCGGTTGCTGGCGCCGGTGCCAGACCCCGGAGCCATCTACTGTATTGCGCTTAACTACCGCGAGCACGCTGAGGAGGCAGGTATGCCCCTGCCGGAGCGGCCGGTGGCGTTCCTCAAACAGCAGGGATCGGTGATCTCCGGCTTCGGCGAAGTTCGCAAGCCGGCAGTGACCAACAAGCTTGACTACGAGGGCGAGCTTGTGGTTGTGATCGGAGCCGACGGTAAACCCGGTGGATACGCGGTCGGAAATGATGTCAGCGCCCGGGACCTTCAGAAGCTCGAGTTCCAATGGGCGCGTGCCAAAGGCGCCGACACATTCTGCCCCTGGGGGCCGTGGGTGACCACAGTCGACGAGGTGCCGAATCCACAGAACTTGGACATCAAGACCTGGGTTAATGATGAACTACGCCAAAATTCCAACACCAGTGATCTGGTATTCAGTATCGATCATATCATCAGAACCCTGTCGGAGACTGCAGACCTGCGGCCTGGCGATATCATCCTGACCGGTACACCTCCGGGAATCGGCGAGAGCTACGGCAAGTTTCTGCAGCCCGGTGACATTGTCAGGATCGCCATCGAAGGACTTGGTGAAATCGAACACCGGATAATCGAGCGTTAA